Within the Dolichospermum compactum NIES-806 genome, the region TGTGGGAGAGCGATCGCTATTTTGGGGATGTTTGGTGTGGGAGAGCGATCGCTTTTTGGGGATGTTTGGAGTGCGATCACTTTTGGGGTTTGTGGAATGCTATCGCTGTTTGGGATGTGGTGAGAGTGCGATAGCGAAGCGCTGCTGCAAGCAGTTCGCTTTTGGGACGTGGGAGTGCGATCGCTGTTTGGGGATGTGTGGGGGTGCGATCGCTTTTTGGGGGTGTGGGGATGCGATCGCCTTAGTGATAGAATAAACCTAATCTTTAATTTTAAATTTTATAGGATAAAAATTGATTAAAATTAGTAATCAACAAATTGACACACTCAAAGAAATAATATCTAAATACAAAAACCTTGAATGTGTTGAATGCGCTCAAGCTATTCAAAATTACCTGATATCACAAAAAATTCCTAGTAAACGGATAAAAATTTATACTGGTTCAGCAATGGGACGTAATAGTTATATCTATGATGAAACTGTTTCTAAATATGCAATATCTGTTAATGGTCGTCATCAAGGAATTGAGATTATAATAGATGAAGTAGAAATGATTTTTGATAATCACACATCAAAAAATTTTTATCCATAGAAAAATACTCTCAATATCAGCAATAGCACTAGGTGAAATCTCAATCCGGTATGCCATATTTTTCTTTAAATTCTGCAAATGCTTGGTCTAAAGGCATACCCTCACCTTGTTCAAACTCATTTATACTTTGACGTATCTTAGCAACAGATTCCAGTAATTCCAGTCTATCAATAAGTCTTTGATAACTTTCAGCATCTTGAACCACAGCAGCAGCTTTACCATTCACAGTCAGCACAATAGGAGATTTAGTTTCTTTTAACTTATCCAAAAACATCTTTGCTCCTCGCTGAAATTCTGATAATGGGTGAATATTAGTCAGGTTAAACATCATAATTTCAATAAATTATTTGATAATTTCATGTTAATTGTATGAAAATATTTTGTCAAGCGAATATATAGCTGTTTTGGGATGTGGGGAATTTGCGATCGTGTTTGGGGTGTGGAGAAGTGCGATAGGGAAGCAGTTCGCTGTTTGGAGATTTGGGGGATGAGCGATCGCTTCCTAGTAATCTAATAGTCCTTATTGAGAAAAGTGCTTCTATCCTTTTTTACCATAAATCGGTACAATCTCTATCTGATTAGCTTTTTAGACTATTTTGTCATCCCGTCAGGGAATCAATACCTTTATCTTCTACATATAATCGCATATTTATTATTTTCCAACATCATAGATAACGTTGCTAATGGCATTTTAAAAAATGATCATGATTTAGCAACGCTATCTTTATAATTATTCGCTTTTCACATCTTTGCTAAAAATACGATAGTACAACCAGGTACTAAATTCTTTCATGGGAAATAGGATATAGGTCAAAGGATTTACAGTGACAATAATATTTCTAAAATCCCGTTTAGCAAAAAATAAAATTCCCTGTACAACTTGTTTTGCTGACATGACACCATAGGGATTTAATTGACTTTTGAAAGGACCTAAAATTAATTTGCGAATGACACAAGTTTTATCTAAACGTTTGAGAGTGACAATATCTCCTAATGCTCTTTTGCTGAGTTCATACAAGGGACTTAAAGCTGGGGAAACTTCCGCTTCTGAAGTATTTACCCAAATTTCTTTGGTGGCTTTGTCTTGGGGTCCTGTGACAGTTGCAGAAAAGACATCTATCAATTCTAAAGCGGAAAAAGTGTTAACTTGATAGGAATTTTGAATGGCACTAGAAGTTCTATTTCCATAAACATTTACACCATGATTGATAATGAGAATGTCAACTTTATTTAAACTTTCCTTTAGTTGAGTTTCATTACCTAATTCCCATTTTAGAACTTTGACCCGCTCTTGAACTGCGATTTTTTCAGGATTAGTTGTTAATGCCACAACTTTGGCATTATGCTTTAATAATTCCGCTACTAATGCTTGTCCTAATGCACCAGAAGCACCTGTTAAAGCTACGGTTTTACCTTTGAGAGAAAGTCCTGTTCCTAGTATTTTATCCACTAGGGGAAATACACCACTATAGTAAGCATTAACATCATCAAAATGATGTCGCCAATGATAGGTTCTATTTACCCACAAAACAGAGGGAATTTTGTCTAAAGGTCCGGGTAAATGATTGTAGTCTGTGTCTATGGTTCCTTGGAAATATCGCAAAGAAGCACCATATAAAAAAGTGACAGCATAAGCGACTCCTAACCATAATCCCCATTGATGTGCTAGTAAGGCAATTATGGTTAAAATGACTACCAATATACCCGATTCGACGATATCGTGATACAACTGGGAATCTATGTAGGCTTTTTGGGAAATTAAAGTTAAATCTCGTCGGTATACAGCATGATGTTTATTGTGCCATTTTGCTAACCATGTTATTTGATGGCACAAAGCATGATAAGCATCTCTGACAACTTCCGCGAGTAAGAGGGAGGAAAATCCCCAGGTTGTGAACTGAATACAGTTGTTTACTAAAACCGAGTCAATAGTTAAGCTTTGAGCCAAAATCATCATCTTTCTGGTGATACCTCTTTTTCTTAATGGTTATATCAATCCCTGATTTGTTCAACTAATCGTTGTTCTAGTATATCTAACAATTCATCTACATTTTTCCCCACTTCCTGAAAACAAGTTTCTGGTGATGTTTTAGGTGCAAATTGAATTAATTTAATTTCTCCTTTCCCAATTCCAATCATGACTACTTCTGTTTCGGGTTTGTTGTTATCAATAATTCCTAAAATTTCTTGAAGGCGATTTTCAACTCGCTCATTTAGTTTTTCTATTTCGGTTTGGGGACAATAAACAAAATGGGGAGTTGGTTGTAAATCAATCCCGATAGTTCCCTGATTATTACCATTTTCTAACCACAATCCCCAAAAAAGTGCGGCTAGTTCTGGTTGATTGTTTTTGACAAATCTATCTAACTGTCCGCGCCATTTATTCTCTGCTGTTTCGGGTTGGGGAATACTAAACATGATCATTAATTGGTAATTTTATTTTTCTATTTTAACCGAGATTGCACACGTTAGAGTTGGCAATACATTATATACAAGTAAGGTGCGTCAGACATGAAAATTTGTGGATATTAAGCAATATTTTAACTCTGACGCACCCTACAAGATATTTGTTAAATAACATTTATTTTAACCCAGATTGCACACGCCAGAGACTGGTGTAAATGCCATTTTTCTCTAATAGTTGTTCATGAGTGCCGGCTTCGACTAATTTTCCATTTTCCACAACATAAATACAATCAGCATTGCGAATGGTGGAAAGACGGTGAGCGATAGCGTAAGCGCTGACTTGTCAGCTCGCGATTGTAGTCCGATTAACTGTAATTTGTTCTAAAGAACGCTGAATCGCGGCTTAGGTTTCATTATCTACCGCTGAAGTAGCTTCATCTAAGATTAAAATTGGTGGATCTTTCAACACTGCGCGAGCGATCGCAATTCGTTGTCTTTGTCCTCCAGATAACTTTTGCCCCCGTTCATCTACTATTGTCTCATAACCTTGGGGCAAACTCATGATAAAATCACGAGCCTCGGCGATTTTCGCCGCCATGATGATGTTTTCATTCGTAGCGGAAAAGTCCCATAGCCAATCTTTTCTCCCACTGTACCATGAAATAAAAACACATCATAAATGGCATAGCCACATTAATTAATAATTACTTGGAGCTAATACTACCATATAATTGAGTTGATTTATTATCAGTATTGAAGCAATAGATACAGTTATCTTCCTTGAGGAACAGAAGAGATAATTTTGAGAAATTGGTAACTTGTAATTTGGCAAACTTCACTTTTGGGAATTATATTAGAAAATATTGTCGCTCAAATTATTGTTCCCAGCAGCAAACAGCAGGGTATAATAACCTTGTCAATAAACCAGATGTGCTAATTTTCAGTGAAGACTACCAATACAGCCAAAATTCCTGCTAAAACTTAGGGAATATGCCATATCAATCTTGATTTTGTTCAAAAATGCCACTAATGTGAGCAAATCTCCCTCCCTAAACCAGAACCAGACGTAAAACTAGACAAATCAATATTATGTCTACTCCCAATCATCAGCAACTCTCACTCCCAGAAGCCAAGAAAATACTCAACAAATTTAACTGTCTGGATATTGCCCCCATTCTTAAACCGTCAGAAAAAGCTCCCACTCGTGAGGCATTAATTTTTCTCACCAGTCTTACCGATTATCAAATCTTAGGTATTTGTGCTGATACAGCCGAAGAGGGAATTTTAGCCATGAAAACCTATTCTCGCGCTTTGGGTTATCAAGCACCAACTGATTTACCACATCCAGAAGGACCAGTTTATATCAAATTAAATGGCAAAAATGGCCTGTGTTATCTCGATTCCTATTCTGGGCATCATCGGGGAGTGTTAGTATCTTGCCAGTCTTATCAAGAGGGAGGAGTTAACGAGATGTATGGACATTTACCCCTCGATTTATTTGTCTAGAATTTCATCTACAATCATCTGTAGGGTGGGCAATGCCCGCCCCATTCTTAATCACTAATTACCGCATAATATGAGCATTGTTACCCTACAATCAGTTAAAAAAGATTTTGGAATTAAAGAACTTTTAAAAGATGCTAGTTTTAGTCTGGATACTAATGACAAAGTTGGTTTAATTGGCACTAATGGTTCTGGGAAATCAACTCTATTAAAAATGATTGCTCGGTTAGAATCAATTGATAGTGGGCAAATTTTAGTTAATTCTGGGGCAAAAATTGTTTATTTACCCCAACAACCAGATATGGACGAAAATCACACTGTTTTAGAACAGGTATTTGCTGACAGTGGTGAACAAATAAATCTCGTTAGGGAGTATGAAGAATTATCTGATAAATTGGCACATTATCCCGATGATAGTCAGTTAATGTCTCGTCTTTCTAGTGTAATGCAGCGGATGGATGCGACGGGTGCTTGGGAAGTAGAAACCAACGCCAAAATCATTTTAACAAAATTAGGAATTGCTGATTTTGATGTGAAAGTTGGCACATTATCCGGGGGATATCGCAAGCGCATTGCTTTAGCAGCAGCCTTGATATCAGAACCAGATTTGTTATTAATGGATGAACCTACCAACCATCTTGATGCCCTGTCTGTAGAATGGTTACAAAGTTATTTAAATCGCTATCGCGGCGCACTTTTATTAATTACTCATGATCGTTATTTTTTAGATAAAGTTACTAATAGAATTATCGAAATTGATCGAGGTGATATTTACAGTTACACAGGTAATTATTCCTATTATTTAGAAAAGAAAGCTTTAGCTGAAGAATCTGCCGTTAGCACTCAACGGAAACATCAAGGGATTTTACGGCGGGAATTAGAATGGTTAAAAAAAGGACCTAAAGCTAGAAGTACGAAGCAAAAAGCTAGAATTGAACGCGCTCATGCACTGAGAGATACTGAGTTTAAACAAGTTAATGGTAAGGTGGATATTTCTACCGTTGGTAGGCGGATTGGGAAGAAAGTTATTGAACTCCAGAATGTTAGTAAAAGCTACAATGGGAGAACTTTAATTAAAGATTTTACATATCAATTTAGTCCAGAAGATCGGATTGGCATTATTGGCGGTAATGGTGCAGGAAAATCTACTTTAATGGATATTATGACTGCCAAAATTAAACCGGATTCTGGTAGTGTAGAAATTGGGACTACAATTCATATTGGCTATTTTAACCAACATTCAGAAGAATTGTTGACGGCGGTAAATGAAGATCAGCGCGTGATTGATTATATTAAGGAAGAAGGGGAATTTATCCAAATCTCCGACGGCACGAAAATCACTGCTTCCCAAATGTTAGAGAGATTCTTGTTTCCGGGAAATCAACAATATGCACCCATTCATAAACTTTCTGGCGGAGAAAAACGTCGTTTATTCCTATTGCGTATTCTTATTAGTGCGCCCAATGTGTTAATTTTGGATGAACCGACTAATGATTTAGATGTGCAGACATTAGCGGTATTAGAAGACTATCTAGAAGATTTTAATGGTTGTGTGATTGTAGTTTCTCATGATCGTTACTTTTTAGATCGGACGGTAGATAGAATTTTTGCTTTAGAAGAAGGTGGGGGTTTACGTCAATATCCGGGGAATTATTCCATTTATTTAGATTATAAAAAAGCTGAGGAAGCAGAAAAACAAGAAACACAAAAACCTGTGATTGTCGAAGAAAAGGTTGGATCTCCAGTTACAGAGACTAAAAAATGCCGCAGGTTATCCAATTGGGAAAGACGAGAATTTGAGGAATTGGAAGGAAAGATTGCCAAATTAGAAGCAGAGAAAACAGCAGTAGAAAAGAAATTAGTAACTCTAGCTGGAAATTATAGTCAAGTGCAGAAGTTGTATGAAGAGGTGGAAACGCTGAAGAAAAATATTGATGTAGCCACAGAACGATGGTTGGAATTAGCGGAAATGGAGCCTTAATGCTCTAAGCCGCCTCATTCTGCTCAATCGCCAATTCTATCTCATCAGGATAAGCCTCTGCATATACCCAAGCATTTGCTAAATCCGTAGCTGTAATCGTGGGAATAAGTGTAAATGATATAGCGGTTCTCGATTGAGTGAGATACAAGAACCCCACCCCCAACCCCCTCCCCGCAAGCGATGAGGGGGCTATGATGTATCTCATGCAAGTGCATACTGCTATAGTAGTAACAATCTCTACTAATTGTTTCAAAGTATCAATGCGATCGCTCATCCCCTTGACTCTACCACCATCCTGAGCCACAACATCTGCCATTGTCAAAGTTAAGTTAACTGATTCTAAATGTAATTTATCATCTGTTCCTAAGACTTCTGTTGACCAATTTCCTTGATCATCTTGACGATAAACTTCTACTTTCATTTGGTTTTGGTACACTAGAATATATTCTTTTAAACTATCTATAGTTTGATAATTGATGCGTTTTTCCCGTTTGTCTATTGTTGCTGTGTAATTAGATAAAACTTCTATAATCAAATTAGGACGAGTTTTAAAGTACCTTTCTTTATCTTCAGGATCACAAGTAACAATAATATCAGGATAGTAGAATATATTAGCATTTCTGATTTTAACTTTTACTTTCATATCTGACACGAAAGCACGACAATAACTCCCACGCAAATGAGGACGTAATATAGCGATAATGTTAGTAACAATCAGGTTATGTTCTTCGCTTGCACCCGCAATTGCAAAAACTTGTCCGGCCACATATTCATGGCGAATATCGCTAGATTTTTCAGCTTCTAGGTATTGTTAAACACTAAAAATACTTAATGGAGATTGCATAATTTTGATTTGATGGCTGAGAAATTAGGTATAATTCTATTTTATTAGATTAAAAAACTTCCCATGAGCCAAACTGCGATAAATCTCGTTGCTATATCTGTTTTTCTGATGACTTTTTCCACTTTATTAGGACCGTTAATACATCTTTCTCCCACAATACCAGCTTTAGCTACGGTGACGTTTTTAGGAATTGCAACTTTAGATAATTTCAGTTTTCAAGGTAAGGGAGGAACGATATTTTTAGACTTCCTGGCACGATTTTCTCCAGAATATAAAGAACGTATTTTACATCATGAAGCGGGTCATCTTCTCGTGGCTCACTTGTTAGAAATCCCCATAACTGGCTATACTCTTAGTGCGTGGGAAGCTTGGAAACAAGGACAAACAGGACAAGGAGGGGTATCAATAGATGAGTTAACAACCCAAATAGAAAAATGTGAAATTAGTCCCCAAATTTTAGACCGTTATTGTACAATTTTAATGGCGGGAATCGCTGCGGAGACTTTGATTTTTGATGCTCATCAAGGTGGAAATGATGATAAAATTAAGTTAATGCAATTTTTACAAGTTCTTGGTGTTTCTGAGGATATTTATCAACAAAAACAACGGTTTCATTTGCTTCAATCTAAAAATCTGATTCAGGAGAATTGGGAAAGTTATCAAGCTTTGGTATCAGCTATGAGAGAACGGGTTTCTGTTGAAGAGTGTAAAAAGGTGATTCGTGAGAGTGCGCCATAATAAAAATATAAATTATAGCTTGAGGACGGTGAAAAATGTATCAAATAGATCCGCCACTTTCCCCTAAAGAAACATTACCCACAATGTATGATCTACCGAGTGAAGATCCAGAGGAGAAAGGTTTGCCAGATCAATTCCATTTATTGCAACCACAATTATTATCAGAAACATTTACACCTGCTAATTATCAAAGTGAGGAAATATTTACAGGTAGTGACATGAATCTGTATTATGATTCTCGTCATCCATTGTGGTATAAACGTCCTGATTGGTTTGCGGTTTTAGGTGTACCATATTTATATGGTGATCATCAAGATTTAAGATTAAGTTATGTAGTGTGGCAAGAAGCTGTTAATCCCTATATTATCGTTGAATTGCTATCACCAGGAACAGAAAAAGAAGATTTAGGTCAAACATTGCGAGATGTGGAAAAACCCCCTGTTAAATGGGAGATTTATGAGCAGATTTTAAGAGTACCTTATTACGCAATTTTTGATCGTTATCAATCTGAGTTTAGAATGTTTCAGTTAAATGGCGATCGCTATACTGAAGCAAATTTAACAAATTTCCGCTTCTGGATACCCAGTATAGAATTAGGTTTAGGAGTTTGGGAAGGAAGTTATAAAAACGTCAATATGCCTTGGTTGCGTTGGTATGATAAAAATGGTAATTGGGTATTAACTCCCGCAGAATCGGAAAAACAACGCGCAGATCAAGAAAAACAACGCGCAGATCAAGAAAGACAACACGCAGATCAAGAAAGACAACGCGCAGATCAAGAAAGACAACGCGCAGATCAAGAAAGACAACGCGCAGATCAAGAAAGACAAAAAACAGAAAAATTAATTGCACAATTGCGTGCTTTAGGTGTTGAACCAGAGATAAATTAAATAGACATCTTTGGTCATTAAATGTGCATAACCTGAAACTCTTGTAGGGACAATTGATGAATTGTCCCTACGATAATTTTCACAAGATGTCTAATATTTTTATATCCAATCTCCATCAGATCCTTATGCTTGTCAACACTATTTGAGTAAAGGAATATAAACCTTTCGAGATTCCTCATCCTTGACATGGGA harbors:
- a CDS encoding papain fold toxin domain-containing protein; the encoded protein is MIKISNQQIDTLKEIISKYKNLECVECAQAIQNYLISQKIPSKRIKIYTGSAMGRNSYIYDETVSKYAISVNGRHQGIEIIIDEVEMIFDNHTSKNFYP
- a CDS encoding type II toxin-antitoxin system Phd/YefM family antitoxin — encoded protein: MMFNLTNIHPLSEFQRGAKMFLDKLKETKSPIVLTVNGKAAAVVQDAESYQRLIDRLELLESVAKIRQSINEFEQGEGMPLDQAFAEFKEKYGIPD
- a CDS encoding bifunctional sterol desaturase/short chain dehydrogenase — protein: MILAQSLTIDSVLVNNCIQFTTWGFSSLLLAEVVRDAYHALCHQITWLAKWHNKHHAVYRRDLTLISQKAYIDSQLYHDIVESGILVVILTIIALLAHQWGLWLGVAYAVTFLYGASLRYFQGTIDTDYNHLPGPLDKIPSVLWVNRTYHWRHHFDDVNAYYSGVFPLVDKILGTGLSLKGKTVALTGASGALGQALVAELLKHNAKVVALTTNPEKIAVQERVKVLKWELGNETQLKESLNKVDILIINHGVNVYGNRTSSAIQNSYQVNTFSALELIDVFSATVTGPQDKATKEIWVNTSEAEVSPALSPLYELSKRALGDIVTLKRLDKTCVIRKLILGPFKSQLNPYGVMSAKQVVQGILFFAKRDFRNIIVTVNPLTYILFPMKEFSTWLYYRIFSKDVKSE
- the ccmS gene encoding beta-carboxysome assembly chaperone CcmS yields the protein MFSIPQPETAENKWRGQLDRFVKNNQPELAALFWGLWLENGNNQGTIGIDLQPTPHFVYCPQTEIEKLNERVENRLQEILGIIDNNKPETEVVMIGIGKGEIKLIQFAPKTSPETCFQEVGKNVDELLDILEQRLVEQIRD
- a CDS encoding DUF1824 family protein, whose translation is MSTPNHQQLSLPEAKKILNKFNCLDIAPILKPSEKAPTREALIFLTSLTDYQILGICADTAEEGILAMKTYSRALGYQAPTDLPHPEGPVYIKLNGKNGLCYLDSYSGHHRGVLVSCQSYQEGGVNEMYGHLPLDLFV
- a CDS encoding ABC-F family ATP-binding cassette domain-containing protein, translating into MSIVTLQSVKKDFGIKELLKDASFSLDTNDKVGLIGTNGSGKSTLLKMIARLESIDSGQILVNSGAKIVYLPQQPDMDENHTVLEQVFADSGEQINLVREYEELSDKLAHYPDDSQLMSRLSSVMQRMDATGAWEVETNAKIILTKLGIADFDVKVGTLSGGYRKRIALAAALISEPDLLLMDEPTNHLDALSVEWLQSYLNRYRGALLLITHDRYFLDKVTNRIIEIDRGDIYSYTGNYSYYLEKKALAEESAVSTQRKHQGILRRELEWLKKGPKARSTKQKARIERAHALRDTEFKQVNGKVDISTVGRRIGKKVIELQNVSKSYNGRTLIKDFTYQFSPEDRIGIIGGNGAGKSTLMDIMTAKIKPDSGSVEIGTTIHIGYFNQHSEELLTAVNEDQRVIDYIKEEGEFIQISDGTKITASQMLERFLFPGNQQYAPIHKLSGGEKRRLFLLRILISAPNVLILDEPTNDLDVQTLAVLEDYLEDFNGCVIVVSHDRYFLDRTVDRIFALEEGGGLRQYPGNYSIYLDYKKAEEAEKQETQKPVIVEEKVGSPVTETKKCRRLSNWERREFEELEGKIAKLEAEKTAVEKKLVTLAGNYSQVQKLYEEVETLKKNIDVATERWLELAEMEP
- a CDS encoding ATP-dependent Zn protease, giving the protein MSQTAINLVAISVFLMTFSTLLGPLIHLSPTIPALATVTFLGIATLDNFSFQGKGGTIFLDFLARFSPEYKERILHHEAGHLLVAHLLEIPITGYTLSAWEAWKQGQTGQGGVSIDELTTQIEKCEISPQILDRYCTILMAGIAAETLIFDAHQGGNDDKIKLMQFLQVLGVSEDIYQQKQRFHLLQSKNLIQENWESYQALVSAMRERVSVEECKKVIRESAP
- a CDS encoding Uma2 family endonuclease, encoding MYQIDPPLSPKETLPTMYDLPSEDPEEKGLPDQFHLLQPQLLSETFTPANYQSEEIFTGSDMNLYYDSRHPLWYKRPDWFAVLGVPYLYGDHQDLRLSYVVWQEAVNPYIIVELLSPGTEKEDLGQTLRDVEKPPVKWEIYEQILRVPYYAIFDRYQSEFRMFQLNGDRYTEANLTNFRFWIPSIELGLGVWEGSYKNVNMPWLRWYDKNGNWVLTPAESEKQRADQEKQRADQERQHADQERQRADQERQRADQERQRADQERQKTEKLIAQLRALGVEPEIN